One genomic region from Colletes latitarsis isolate SP2378_abdomen chromosome 10, iyColLati1, whole genome shotgun sequence encodes:
- the LOC143346729 gene encoding protein PBDC1, with the protein MAFIGDVTADQLLAGSDVLSRPAEEFNNDPSVEAMWAMKAMEHAEVYFNILCSVDPKFLKLTPHDEQIYKTFRDVFPDLKVNKINEDELKSPEGKIKWRPFCEQFKGLVEDYSFGTLLRADCDGDYSEENSILTIRIQFYAIELARNREGFNDGIRKKYKPKGITEKS; encoded by the exons ATGGCGTTCATTGGAGATGTT ACTGCAGATCAATTGTTAGCTGGATCCGATGTATTGTCTAGACCTGCAGAAGAGTTTAACAATGAT CCTTCTGTAGAAGCCATGTGGGCAATGAAAGCAATGGAGCATGCAGAAGTTTATTTTAAT ATTTTATGTTCTGTTGATCCTAAGTTTTTGAAACTCACCCCTCATGATGAACAAATATACAAAACCTTTAGAGATGTATTCCCTGACTTAAAAgtgaataaaataaatgaagATGAATTGAAGTCACCAGAGGGAAAGATAAAGTGGAGACCATTTTGTGAGCAGTTTAAAGGGCTTGTAGAAGATTACAGTTTTGGTACATTATTGAGAGCAGATTGTGACGGAGATTACTCAGAAGAGAACAGTATACTCACAATTAGAATACAATTTTATGCCATTGAACTTGCCAGGAATAGAGAAGGTTTTAATGATGGTATTAGAAAAAAATACAAGCCAAAGGGAATTACAGAAAAATCGTAG
- the Eif2bbeta gene encoding eukaryotic translation initiation factor 2B subunit beta — translation MVGTNDVNESVLKLIGDIHYGDITGTDNIVAATMSVLKEIINNTEWTTAQTLISVMKENGKHLVEAIPLEFSVGNMVRRILKIIREEYTSELQNKTEETDPQESLHKILTAEGDQQIDFNICVPSLKEALIEHINEFEVELETCAENITQQASEHIHSNEIIMTFGKSKLVEEFFKRAAATRAFEVIVAEGGPSLSGHEMAVNLAKAKIKTTLISDVAIFAMMSRVNKVIIGTHTVMANGGLRAISGAHIVAQAAKHYSVPVMVLLPLYKLSSLYLCSHEQDGFNKHASPFQGVINSANAPLLERIHVYNPVFDYVPPELVTLFITNTGGNAPSYVYRLLSELYHPDDYEL, via the exons ATGGTTGGCACGAACGACGTCAACGAAAGCGTATTAAAATTGATAGGCGATATTCATTATGG TGACATTACAGGTACAGACAATATCGTGGCGGCTACTATGTCggttttaaaagaaattataaataatacggAGTGGACCACTGCTCA GACTCTCATAAGTGTAATGAAAGAAAATGGAAAACATTTAGTAGAAGCTATTCCTCTTGAATTCTCTGTTGGAAACATGGTAAGaaggatattaaaaataattcgggAGGAATATACTTcagaattacaaaataaaactgAAGAAACAGATCCACAAGAATCATTACATAAAATTCTTACTGCTGAAGGggatcaacaaattgattttaACATTTGTGTACCTTCTTTGAAAGAAGCTCTGATAGAGCATATTAATGAGTTTGAGGTTGAATTGGAGACTTG tgCAGAAAATATTACACAACAAGCTTCCGAACATATTCATTCTAATGAAATTATTATGACATTTGGTAAATCAAAGTTAGTAGAAGAATTTTTCAAGAGAGCTGCTGCAACAAGAGCATTTGAAGTTATAGTAGCCGAAGGTGGACCTTCTTTAAGT GGTCATGAAATGGCAGTGAACCTTGCAAAGGCAAAGATTAAAACGACTTTAATATCGGATGTAGCAATTTTTGCAATGATGTCGCGCGTGAATAAAGTAATAATTGGCACACACACTGTTATGGCAAATGGAGGGTTAAGAGCAATCTCGGGTGCGCATATAGTTGCCCAAGCTGCAAAACATTACTCTGTTCCAGTAATGGTGTTATTGCCACTTTATAAACTTTCTTCCCTTTACCTTTGTTCACACGAACAGGATGGTTTTAATAAACATGCTTCACCATTCCAAGGTGTAATTAACAGTGCCAATGCACCCTTGTTAGAAAGGATTCACGTATATAATCCAGTTTTTGATTATGTACCACCAGAACTGGTTACattatttataacaaatac AGGTGGAAACGCCCCATCATATGTTTATAGATTACTCAGTGAATTGTACCATCCGGATGATTATGAATTATAA
- the Amrt gene encoding TM2 domain-containing protein 2 amaretto, with amino-acid sequence MRLRYSVSVLICFLWDLQISSGIAPTNKTTDFQQEYRPEGPLVLCKFLPKEFIECLEPFDHKGNKTAKDETGYGCVKFGGSWYEKVEKTKVSCTVLPDIECYGPRTFDRKGVPCIKYSDHYFVSTLLYSILLGFLGMDRFCLGQLHTAIGKLFTLGGIGVWWVVDVILLVTDSMHPEDGSNWNPYV; translated from the exons ATGAGGTTACGATATTCGGTATCGGTTCTCATTTGCTTTTTGTGGGATTTGCAAATAAGTTCGGGAATCGCGCCAACAAACAAAACCACGGATTTTCAACAGGAGTATAGACCCGAGGGTCCATTGGTTCTGTGCAAATTTCT GCCAAAGGAATTTATAGAATGCCTAGAGCCGTTTGATCATAAGGGTAATAAAACTGCCAAAGACGAAACTGGATATGGTTGTGTAAAG TTTGGAGGTTCTTGGTATGAAAAAGTTGAAAAGACCAAAGTATCCTGTACAGTATTACCAGATATCGAGTGTTATGGACCCAGAACATTTGATCGCAAAGGAGTTCCCTGCATAAAGTACAGTGATCATTATTTTGTTAGTACTTTACTATACAGCATATTGTTAGGTTTCCTAGGTATGGATCGGTTTTGTTTAGGGCAATTACATACTGCAATAGGTAAATTATTCACATTAGGTGGAATAGGAGTATGGTGGGTGGTTGATGTAATATTATTGGTAACAGATTCTATGCACCCTGAGGATGGTAGCAATTGGAATCCCTACGTATAG